One segment of Dehalococcoidia bacterium DNA contains the following:
- a CDS encoding FAD-dependent oxidoreductase, which translates to MKLFESGRIGNMVTRNRIVMCPMGTSGLLDLDQGFSRRLIDYYAARAKGGIGLIITGVVAVSTALEAGMSQTVNRLDDPRQVGRLNELCDAVHHRGAKLVIQLSPGFGRINFTQGNPLQPISASAVPCMWDPSVTTRQLTITEIEMLVKAYTIAAGMAKTAGVDGIEIHGYGGYLMDQFMTPLWNKRTDKYGGDLDGRLRFPMEIIGTTRAAVGKDFPLIYKFTADHGIEGGRKLEEGLKIAERLEKAGVDALHVSGGCYEIWHRTIPFMYEPQACWLHLSEAVKKVVNIPIIADGKLGSPQVAAKALQDRKTDFIGLGRPLIADPEWANKVRDGKLDDIKPCIGDNEGCLSRSVEKKYLSCSVNPAAGLEREYTLTPVEKCKHVLVVGGGPGGMEAARVAASRGHKVTLWEREARLGGKLIPASVPDFKQDIRPLIDYLSTQVWKLGVKVESMKEATLELILDAKPDVVIIATGASPLVPEVPGIGAENVASALDVLLGKKETGSTVVVVGGGLVGCETAAYLARKGGKVTVVEMMGQLVPEGMSANGMMGLMELVEKSKVKVMLNTRLLEVGKDCAIVNAGGSRRELKADSIVMALGFKPQSVLHDALAGKVPELYAVGDCVQPRNIMHAMWEGFHTSRLI; encoded by the coding sequence ATGAAGCTGTTTGAATCGGGCAGGATTGGAAACATGGTGACGAGAAATAGAATAGTGATGTGTCCGATGGGTACCAGTGGTCTTCTGGATTTGGACCAGGGTTTTTCCCGAAGGCTGATAGATTACTATGCTGCCCGAGCCAAGGGTGGTATCGGCCTGATTATAACCGGAGTTGTGGCTGTCAGCACGGCTCTGGAAGCTGGCATGTCTCAGACGGTAAACCGGCTCGATGACCCCCGGCAAGTAGGCCGGCTTAACGAGCTTTGCGACGCTGTGCACCACCGTGGAGCGAAGCTTGTGATTCAGTTGTCGCCGGGATTCGGGCGGATAAACTTCACTCAGGGTAATCCTCTTCAACCCATCTCAGCTTCCGCGGTACCCTGTATGTGGGACCCCAGTGTGACAACCCGGCAGCTAACCATCACGGAGATAGAGATGCTCGTGAAGGCATATACAATTGCTGCGGGGATGGCAAAAACAGCCGGGGTTGATGGTATAGAAATACACGGCTATGGCGGTTACCTTATGGACCAATTCATGACTCCACTCTGGAATAAGCGCACTGACAAATATGGTGGTGACCTTGATGGCAGGCTCAGATTTCCGATGGAGATAATTGGCACCACAAGGGCCGCCGTCGGAAAGGATTTTCCCCTGATCTACAAGTTCACGGCTGACCACGGTATTGAAGGCGGGCGCAAGCTGGAGGAAGGGTTGAAGATTGCTGAACGTTTGGAGAAGGCTGGGGTTGATGCGCTGCATGTTTCCGGCGGCTGCTACGAAATATGGCATCGCACCATCCCGTTCATGTATGAGCCTCAAGCCTGTTGGCTTCACCTGTCTGAGGCAGTGAAAAAAGTGGTCAACATCCCCATCATCGCCGATGGCAAGCTGGGATCCCCGCAAGTCGCCGCGAAAGCCCTTCAGGATAGGAAGACTGATTTCATCGGTCTGGGAAGGCCGTTAATCGCTGATCCCGAATGGGCAAATAAGGTGAGAGATGGTAAGCTAGACGACATCAAACCGTGCATAGGAGACAATGAGGGATGCCTCAGCCGCTCGGTTGAAAAGAAATATCTTAGCTGTTCCGTGAACCCGGCTGCCGGCCTGGAAAGGGAGTATACTCTAACGCCGGTGGAGAAATGCAAACATGTGCTGGTAGTGGGAGGTGGGCCGGGCGGAATGGAGGCGGCTAGAGTAGCAGCCTCAAGAGGTCACAAAGTGACTCTCTGGGAGAGGGAAGCTAGGTTGGGTGGCAAACTGATACCAGCCTCTGTACCGGACTTCAAACAGGATATCAGGCCTCTGATAGACTACCTCTCAACCCAGGTTTGGAAGCTGGGTGTGAAAGTTGAATCTATGAAGGAAGCCACCCTGGAACTAATTCTAGACGCAAAACCTGACGTGGTAATCATCGCCACCGGTGCCAGCCCGCTGGTTCCGGAAGTCCCAGGCATAGGTGCAGAGAATGTGGCCAGTGCGCTAGATGTGCTTCTCGGCAAGAAGGAGACAGGTTCAACCGTGGTCGTGGTTGGTGGAGGTCTGGTTGGTTGTGAAACCGCTGCTTACCTTGCCAGAAAGGGCGGGAAGGTGACTGTTGTAGAAATGATGGGGCAATTGGTACCAGAGGGGATGAGTGCCAATGGCATGATGGGGCTTATGGAATTGGTTGAGAAGAGCAAAGTAAAGGTGATGCTCAACACCAGACTTCTGGAAGTTGGCAAGGACTGTGCTATCGTTAACGCTGGTGGCTCCAGGAGAGAATTAAAGGCTGATTCTATAGTAATGGCCTTGGGTTTCAAGCCTCAGTCAGTGCTTCACGATGCACTTGCAGGCAAGGTGCCCGAGCTATATGCCGTGGGCGACTGTGTTCAGCCACGCAACATCATGCACGCCATGTGGGAAGGCTTTCATACGTCTCGTCTGATCTAG
- a CDS encoding electron transfer flavoprotein subunit alpha/FixB family protein: protein MSCNEYHGVWVFAEQIDGWLSAVSLELLGKGRDLASILNTQLSAVLLGSQIENLAQELIYCGADKVYLADDPQLGNYRTDACTAVIVKQVLESKPEILLLGATEIGRDLAPRVAKRLGTGLTADCTELAIEKESGLLLSTKPGYGASMMYTFVCAQARPQMATVRPGVMRALEKDTKRKGQIIRVPVRLEASDMPVKTVKRVKESKKGAKLEEARIIVGAGMGVGSAEKFAVIHQLAEALGAEIGTTKDPIDEGWITGDRMIGQTGKTVKPELYIACGISGAIQHVSGIWDSNTIVAINTDPRADIFGIADYGIVGDLHEVIPALIEELSKRRHP, encoded by the coding sequence ATGAGCTGCAACGAATATCATGGCGTATGGGTTTTTGCCGAGCAGATAGACGGTTGGTTGAGCGCTGTATCCCTAGAGTTGCTAGGAAAAGGGCGCGACTTGGCCAGCATTCTAAACACACAGCTCTCGGCAGTTTTACTGGGATCGCAGATCGAAAATTTGGCTCAGGAATTGATCTATTGCGGCGCTGATAAAGTGTATCTTGCCGATGATCCCCAACTGGGCAACTACCGAACGGATGCCTGCACGGCTGTAATTGTCAAGCAGGTTCTGGAATCCAAACCGGAGATACTGCTCCTCGGCGCTACCGAAATCGGCAGGGACTTGGCCCCCAGAGTAGCCAAGAGATTGGGGACCGGTCTCACTGCGGATTGCACTGAACTGGCCATCGAAAAAGAGAGTGGCCTGCTGTTGAGCACCAAGCCCGGCTACGGGGCGAGCATGATGTATACTTTCGTTTGCGCCCAGGCTAGGCCGCAAATGGCTACCGTTAGGCCGGGCGTGATGCGGGCGCTGGAAAAAGATACCAAACGCAAAGGCCAGATCATCCGTGTTCCCGTGCGTCTGGAAGCCTCTGATATGCCGGTGAAGACCGTAAAGAGGGTTAAGGAGAGCAAGAAAGGAGCAAAGCTTGAGGAAGCCCGGATCATCGTCGGTGCTGGGATGGGTGTGGGTTCGGCGGAGAAGTTTGCCGTGATTCATCAACTCGCCGAAGCATTAGGTGCTGAGATAGGAACCACCAAGGACCCCATCGATGAAGGGTGGATCACGGGAGATCGCATGATCGGCCAGACCGGCAAAACGGTCAAACCGGAGCTTTATATCGCTTGCGGCATTTCAGGGGCCATCCAGCACGTCTCAGGTATATGGGATTCCAACACCATAGTGGCCATCAACACAGACCCCAGGGCAGATATATTTGGCATTGCGGATTACGGGATCGTGGGCGACCTGCATGAGGTCATTCCGGCTCTGATCGAGGAGCTAAGCAAGCGGCGGCACCCATAA
- a CDS encoding electron transfer flavoprotein subunit beta/FixA family protein: protein MKIIVCIKQVPSAAKVPIDPRSGALVREGCPSDINQDDKHSLEEALLLKAKHGGSVTAVTMGPPQAEESLRESLAMGVDKAILLSDRSFAGADTSATSYVLAGAVRKLRDFDLIFCGKQTSDGDTAQVGPQLAEELQLPQVTYVRKLQIKGKTLKAERSLSDGYEVVEAKLPVLVTVTKEINTPRKPTIGDILDACRQGEVTVWNAADLNLDKNKIGLEGSLTKMTRAFVPQPRKRSGKIYKGSAQDAVQNLVKELEVKHLI from the coding sequence ATGAAGATTATTGTCTGCATAAAGCAAGTTCCCAGCGCGGCCAAAGTCCCCATCGACCCCCGATCGGGCGCTCTGGTGAGGGAAGGGTGCCCTTCTGATATCAATCAGGACGATAAACACTCTCTGGAGGAAGCGCTGCTGCTCAAAGCCAAACACGGCGGGAGCGTAACCGCCGTCACCATGGGCCCGCCACAGGCAGAGGAATCGCTGCGGGAATCCTTGGCCATGGGGGTGGATAAGGCAATATTGCTGAGCGATCGGTCCTTCGCAGGAGCGGACACGTCGGCTACTTCTTACGTGCTGGCAGGCGCTGTCAGGAAGTTGAGAGACTTTGACCTGATTTTTTGCGGAAAGCAAACCTCCGATGGCGATACCGCCCAGGTGGGGCCGCAACTGGCCGAAGAGCTTCAACTGCCCCAGGTCACCTATGTGCGCAAGCTTCAAATCAAGGGGAAAACCCTTAAGGCGGAGCGATCGCTTTCGGATGGCTATGAGGTGGTTGAGGCGAAGTTGCCGGTTCTGGTGACCGTCACCAAGGAGATCAATACCCCTCGAAAACCGACCATCGGCGACATCCTGGACGCATGCAGGCAAGGAGAGGTCACGGTTTGGAATGCCGCGGATCTCAATTTAGATAAGAACAAAATCGGTCTTGAGGGCTCATTGACCAAGATGACCAGAGCATTCGTGCCCCAGCCGCGGAAACGGTCCGGGAAGATATATAAAGGTTCGGCGCAAGATGCGGTTCAAAATCTTGTGAAAGAGCTTGAAGTTAAGCATCTGATTTGA
- a CDS encoding thiamine pyrophosphate-binding protein, producing the protein MTDKPASIAHVIGGILKEEGVEHAFGVYGSGVIFLYTGASDNGVKLVNMRHEQAAAFAADAYARAKRRPSVCMLMAGPGYTYASSGIAQAYYAKSPVVALVAQHATFDDMKGASAKSYAAEALKGIAKLTTRVVEKRLVAHHVKRAFIEASAYPPGPVVVEIPENFLASQRDVSEQLGYQKSYLHEPPVPGGSDSKAVERAVMMLLEAERPVIVGGDEIYWSGASPELNEFVELVQCPVMTRRMARGAVPENHPLAFGGRARGDVLAKADVAMTIGLSLGYLENFGEWTRHTKLIQACHSEQEIHCGSSTELVLLGDAKAVLKQMIDCAKATSVKSAKRQAWLDTVAGIKSTNSQKLIKAAEKTSAASPIHPAFLAKEIVEFLDDSATIVFDALVGSSSLTERIESKFAGQILDTGEWITIGHGVGMGIGAQLARPGKQVFVMMGDGGIGAGGFDIETAIRCRLPVVYLINNNSSWLSSMTDNYCRELRLADGRIGNVSDLTPGVRYDRVFEPFGCHVEHVEQPQDIRPALERSFNSGKTSVIDVVVDRHVIHPMFLRGGQLFRAIGPDRMSEFGRRAAFPELFPKKDG; encoded by the coding sequence ATGACGGATAAACCCGCTAGCATTGCGCATGTGATCGGCGGCATATTGAAAGAAGAGGGAGTGGAGCATGCCTTTGGTGTGTATGGAAGTGGTGTCATCTTTCTGTATACGGGTGCCTCTGATAACGGTGTGAAGCTGGTTAACATGCGTCACGAGCAGGCCGCCGCATTTGCGGCTGATGCCTATGCCCGGGCCAAGCGTCGTCCGAGTGTGTGCATGCTCATGGCAGGTCCAGGCTATACCTATGCGTCCAGCGGCATTGCGCAAGCCTACTATGCCAAGAGCCCGGTGGTTGCATTGGTAGCCCAGCATGCCACCTTTGATGATATGAAAGGGGCCTCGGCCAAATCTTATGCCGCTGAAGCTCTGAAGGGTATTGCGAAACTGACTACTAGAGTGGTGGAGAAACGCCTCGTTGCTCACCATGTGAAGAGAGCGTTCATAGAGGCGTCTGCGTATCCGCCTGGACCGGTAGTGGTGGAGATTCCGGAGAATTTTCTGGCCAGCCAGCGCGATGTGAGTGAACAACTGGGATACCAGAAATCGTATCTTCATGAGCCTCCTGTTCCGGGTGGCTCTGATAGCAAGGCAGTGGAGCGGGCGGTGATGATGCTCCTTGAAGCTGAAAGACCAGTGATTGTAGGGGGCGATGAAATCTACTGGTCAGGAGCTTCTCCGGAACTCAATGAATTCGTGGAACTGGTCCAATGCCCTGTCATGACAAGACGGATGGCCCGTGGTGCTGTTCCCGAAAACCACCCCCTGGCATTTGGCGGCCGGGCTAGGGGTGATGTCCTGGCAAAAGCTGACGTGGCCATGACAATTGGCTTATCGCTGGGGTATCTGGAGAATTTCGGTGAGTGGACTCGGCATACCAAACTCATCCAGGCATGTCACAGCGAGCAGGAAATCCATTGCGGCTCGTCGACAGAATTGGTTCTTCTGGGTGACGCCAAAGCTGTCCTGAAGCAAATGATAGATTGCGCTAAAGCCACATCGGTGAAATCTGCAAAAAGACAAGCCTGGCTCGATACAGTGGCCGGCATTAAGAGCACCAACTCCCAGAAGCTGATCAAAGCGGCAGAGAAAACCAGTGCAGCGAGCCCTATTCACCCCGCTTTTCTGGCCAAGGAGATTGTGGAGTTTCTGGATGATAGCGCCACAATTGTCTTTGATGCTCTGGTGGGAAGCTCTTCCCTCACAGAGAGGATCGAGTCAAAGTTTGCCGGGCAGATACTGGATACGGGGGAGTGGATCACCATAGGGCATGGAGTGGGCATGGGAATCGGAGCTCAATTGGCCCGGCCCGGCAAGCAGGTCTTTGTGATGATGGGCGATGGAGGGATCGGCGCCGGTGGATTTGATATCGAAACAGCCATCAGATGCCGCCTCCCCGTGGTATATCTGATCAATAACAACAGTTCATGGCTGAGCAGCATGACCGACAATTATTGCCGCGAGTTGCGCCTTGCCGATGGCCGAATAGGGAATGTTTCTGATCTGACGCCCGGTGTTCGTTATGACAGGGTTTTTGAACCTTTCGGCTGTCACGTGGAGCATGTGGAACAGCCTCAGGATATTCGTCCTGCTCTTGAGCGCAGCTTCAACTCCGGGAAAACCAGCGTGATCGATGTAGTGGTTGATCGTCATGTTATTCATCCCATGTTTCTGCGTGGTGGCCAGTTGTTCCGGGCTATAGGACCCGATAGAATGTCGGAATTCGGACGCCGCGCCGCTTTCCCTGAGCTATTCCCCAAGAAGGACGGATAA